The following is a genomic window from Micrococcales bacterium.
CTAACCCAGACGGTTGACTAATCACGATCACCGTCTCGTTCCCCCATGGCAACCCTGCACGTCGGGAATACGGTCCTGCTAGACCTCTTATGCTCCACAAAATCGAAGACTATTCTCCCCAAATACATCAAGTACATCGCCCCATAAACAGCCACATCCCAACGGTCAAGGCGGTGCCGCGCGGCGACTAACGCCACCGTCATCACCGCCAGTGGGATAGAGGCCATTAGGATGAATCCTCGCCAGGTGCTGACAGTGTTGGGAAAAACCAGCCGACGGCTGCGACCATCCGCGGCCTCCCGCCTCCTCCAATGGGCCTTACCCACAGGGTTCACCATCAAACTCATGATAGACCCCGCCCTTTGACAAGTAGGCGTGGCGCCATCTGCATTTCCCCCTGTCTCCAAACAGATCCTCGGCATAGCCTCGGCCCGCAGACACCCCGAACAATGAGATTCTGCCAACCACTCCAAAGGGGATTATCATCCCGATCGCTGTAATTGCCAAGTCCCGAGTCCTCCGAAGAAACTTTTCCGAAGAACCGTTGGGGTCATACTGATACGCGCCAAGATACTTGAGATCCTTGTCTTCTTTGGCCCATTGGGGGAGATCAGGACGCCACGGTCCCACTGGCGGGTTGCATTGTTCTACGGGCGGCTGAACTGACGGCGGGTTAGGATCCCACCAGGGGTTTCTTCCTGCTGAAATCATGCTAACTGGCAGGCCCGACCCGGTCCGGCCCTTTCTCCTGCCGTTTTCGATGATGCTTTGAATGGTTTTCGATACCGTGGTGATCGCCCTTCTAACACTATCGGTCACGACGCCAACAGCTTTCTTCACAGCATTCACGGCCCTCTTGGCTTTGGCTATCGCGTTTTTGATTGGGTTGGATGTTTTGGTTGTTTTCCTGCTTTGGGTTGGGGTTTTCGTTTTAGGCCTGACCCAAGTCGCAATCTTTTTGATCGCAGTTTTGAAAGTCGAGAACAGGCTTTTCGCGAGACTACTAAACGAGAACAACCCGGTAGGGTCGGCCACACCAACCCGTAGGAACTTCTTCATTGAATCTGGGGTCCACAACACTGCCGCCTCCTGGTTGTTATGGCCCAACCGGGACAGGGGTGCCCGGTGGTTTGATGGTCGACCACGCTACGCCCAATACCATTGACGTCTTCTGGGACTTCTGTCCCGTGACCAGACTGTGACATTCCGAGTATAAGCGTCTGGTTTGGTTTGCCGGGCCCCTGAAACGACCGGATTCTGTCAGGCTGTTGTCGTCCCCGCATCTGTGTTGCGGCTGGCAGCATCCCATCTTTGTTGAACGATCGGCCCTAAGGCGGCGCCGGCCACCCCACGCGGCTAGGGCGGCAAAAAGATGAGACACGCCGTCAAGACTTGATCCGAGAAAAGGCAGACTTGACCGAGTAGCAATACTCGTCGCTGCCCACCGCGGTTCGTCTTTGGTGGCCACCCCTCACCGTCATGTTGGGCCCGACACAACCCGTGGTCCTTACGACGAGGCCCTCGCCACACACCTCCAAGAGCTCTTTTCCACTCAAACCATTGAAGGCCGCCCCCGGCAGGCCACATGGCGTGCGAGGACAGCGCGTGTAACCACCGCTGCCGGTATCCCTTGGGGAAGACACTTCCGTCGCAACCAAGCGTCAGCGGTCTGGGTCTCTGCGCCGGGCCAGTGGTTGGTCAATCCACAGTCAGTTCCGCTAGACTCTCCGGGTTGTCTCGCGCCGGCGGCGCGGGCAGGACCATTCAACCAACTACAGGAGTTCGAAGTGGCTGCAACCTGCGACATCTGCGGCAAGGGGCCGGGCTTTGGCTTCAATGTCTCCCACTCCCACCGGCGGACCAAGCGCCGCTGGGACCCCAACATTCAGCGCGTGCGCGCCAAGGTCAACGGCACGCCCAAGCGCCTGCACGTCTGCACCAGGTGCATCAAGGCCGGCAAAGTCACCCGCTAACCCGACCTGACCAAAGACCGCCCGGGCCTAATCGCCCGGGCTTTTCTTTGCTCAATTCCTCCAAATTTTTGACTGTTGAAACCACGCGAGTAGCGTGTTTAGAGACAAACAGGAGGACTCATGACCACTGCGGTAATCCAGACCGATGGCCTGGTCAAAACCTTCGGCTCGGTAAAGGCGCTCGACGGCCTAGACCTGGTAGTGAACCACGGTGAGGTGGCCGGGTTTCTAGGGCCCAATGGCGCCGGCAAGTCGACCACCATCCGGGTCCTGCTGGGCCTGCTCCGGCCCACCGGCGGTCAGGCCCGAGTCTTGGACCAAGACCCTTGGCGGGACGCGGTCGCCTTGCACCGGCGGCTGGTCTACGTGCCGGGCGATGTGGCCCTGTGGCCGTCGCTAACAGGCGGCGAGACCATTGACCTGCTGGGCCGCTTACGCGGTGGCATAGACCAGAACCGCAAAAAGCAGCTGATTCAACGATTCGAGCTGGACCCGCGCAAGAAGTCTCGGACCTACTCCAAAGGCAACCGGCAGAAGATCGCCCTGATCGCGGCGCTGGCCTCAGATGCGGAACTTCTGCTTTTGGACGAACCGACATCGGGTCTAGACCCCCT
Proteins encoded in this region:
- the rpmB gene encoding 50S ribosomal protein L28; the protein is MAATCDICGKGPGFGFNVSHSHRRTKRRWDPNIQRVRAKVNGTPKRLHVCTRCIKAGKVTR
- a CDS encoding ABC transporter ATP-binding protein, giving the protein MTTAVIQTDGLVKTFGSVKALDGLDLVVNHGEVAGFLGPNGAGKSTTIRVLLGLLRPTGGQARVLDQDPWRDAVALHRRLVYVPGDVALWPSLTGGETIDLLGRLRGGIDQNRKKQLIQRFELDPRKKSRTYSKGNRQKIALIAALASDAELLLLDEPTSGLDPLMEAVFRQCITEIKDQGRSILLSSHILAEVERLCDTVTIIRSGRVVESGTLAQMRHLTRSTIAATTAADASLLAQAEGVHTFTQRQEPDGYRLDFTVDNSHIGPVTSQLASFGVEDLVCQPPSLEDVFLRHYSTDQGDGR